Proteins co-encoded in one Hymenobacter swuensis DY53 genomic window:
- a CDS encoding cellulase family glycosylhydrolase produces MICRNRPVTGQRKASFFSGCLGLLLGGMLVAAGNPAEAQKLSPLHAAGTRMLNAAGQEVILRGYNVGGWLLQESYILGTDSLNSQWRIRQGLLRTMPETEMEKFYRQYRQKFITKADIDFLARQGFNCVRLPLHYDLFLTPEQRHARTNVIRDPHNPQKLDAYVQQLSQWYDADQLFTKTQQLDGFRFIDDVVKWCAANNMYVVLDLHAAPGGQGTDRNINDNFRPLDLWKRHDAQDRLIYQDMTVRLWEKLADQYRNESAIAMYDFINEPHNLNAANGLSADNQELNTLYSRLIDAVRARNDQHLLMLEGNGYGNEYTNLTPDKLKVKSTANLVYNAHRYWCPNTAEATDPNPNQINLLTNLAAFRDQWQVPVWVGETGENSNEWFGAAVQGLNARNIGWCHWNIKRVDSGAGLLRVAPYGSLLTPAGRTALLRNVQFANCQINRDVATSLTQPADFRAPFAQLTIPGTIAATDYDLGRDGVAYHDDFSARIDYRDLTPHNHGGAYRNDGVDITACPEMANGFAVQKLAVGEWLTYTVNITKAGPYKAELRVQPGSTPGQLALLLGELPVGTAAVTPGSEWTTVSLTTPALPVGQHTLRLMIEQPVSQLGWLRFAPASGSSSAGGQ; encoded by the coding sequence ATGATTTGCCGAAACAGGCCGGTAACGGGCCAACGCAAGGCGTCTTTTTTTTCCGGCTGTCTGGGGCTGCTGCTGGGCGGTATGCTGGTGGCTGCCGGTAACCCGGCCGAAGCTCAGAAGCTCAGCCCCCTGCACGCTGCCGGAACCAGAATGCTGAACGCGGCCGGTCAGGAAGTGATACTGCGCGGCTATAACGTGGGCGGCTGGCTGCTCCAGGAGAGCTATATTCTGGGTACCGATTCGCTTAACAGCCAGTGGCGCATCAGGCAGGGCCTGCTCCGGACCATGCCGGAGACCGAAATGGAGAAGTTCTACCGCCAGTACCGCCAGAAGTTTATCACCAAAGCCGATATCGACTTCCTGGCCCGCCAGGGATTCAACTGCGTCCGGCTGCCGCTGCACTATGATTTATTTCTGACCCCGGAGCAGCGCCACGCCCGCACCAATGTCATCCGCGACCCGCACAACCCGCAGAAGCTGGATGCCTACGTGCAGCAGCTCAGCCAGTGGTACGATGCCGACCAGCTCTTCACGAAAACGCAACAGCTGGATGGCTTCCGGTTTATCGACGACGTGGTAAAATGGTGCGCGGCCAACAACATGTACGTGGTGCTGGACCTGCACGCAGCCCCCGGCGGCCAGGGCACCGACCGCAACATCAACGACAACTTCCGCCCCCTCGACCTGTGGAAGCGCCATGATGCCCAGGACCGCCTGATTTACCAAGACATGACCGTACGGCTCTGGGAAAAGCTGGCCGACCAGTACCGCAATGAGTCTGCCATTGCCATGTACGACTTCATCAACGAGCCTCACAATCTGAACGCGGCAAATGGGTTATCGGCCGACAACCAGGAGCTCAACACGCTGTATTCCCGGCTGATTGACGCCGTGCGGGCCCGCAACGACCAGCACCTGCTGATGCTGGAAGGCAACGGCTACGGCAATGAATACACCAACCTCACGCCGGACAAGCTGAAGGTAAAAAGTACCGCTAACCTGGTGTACAACGCCCACCGCTACTGGTGCCCCAACACGGCCGAGGCCACCGACCCCAATCCTAATCAGATCAACCTGCTCACTAATCTGGCGGCTTTTCGGGACCAGTGGCAGGTGCCGGTGTGGGTGGGTGAAACCGGAGAGAACTCCAATGAGTGGTTTGGGGCCGCCGTACAGGGCCTAAATGCCCGTAATATTGGCTGGTGCCACTGGAATATTAAGCGTGTAGATTCCGGGGCCGGCCTGTTGCGGGTAGCTCCCTACGGTAGCCTCCTCACGCCGGCCGGCCGCACGGCACTGCTGCGTAACGTACAGTTTGCCAATTGCCAGATCAACCGCGACGTGGCAACCTCCCTGACTCAACCCGCCGACTTCCGGGCTCCATTTGCCCAGCTTACCATTCCGGGTACCATTGCGGCCACCGACTACGACCTGGGCCGCGATGGGGTAGCCTACCACGACGACTTCTCAGCCCGCATCGACTACCGCGACCTGACGCCGCACAACCACGGCGGGGCCTACCGCAACGATGGGGTGGATATCACCGCCTGCCCCGAAATGGCCAACGGGTTTGCGGTACAGAAGCTGGCCGTCGGCGAGTGGCTCACCTACACAGTAAACATTACTAAAGCAGGACCTTACAAAGCCGAGCTGCGCGTACAGCCGGGCAGTACGCCCGGGCAACTGGCTTTGCTGCTGGGAGAACTGCCGGTCGGAACTGCCGCCGTTACGCCCGGCAGCGAGTGGACCACCGTTTCCCTTACCACCCCGGCGTTACCGGTTGGCCAGCATACCTTGCGGCTGATGATTGAGCAACCCGTGAGCCAGCTGGGTTGGCTGCGCTTTGCTCCGGCATCCGGCAGCAGCAGCGCGGGTGGCCAGTGA
- a CDS encoding 7TM diverse intracellular signaling domain-containing protein, translated as MKLVSSHLPPRRATWFSFLTLSGLWLLTFLGPQPASARPADTLRVTPALEELFVDPTCYSVLEDPSGQLTLAEVREPARARQFQAGNLLPTTTMEHPGSAYWLRLVVRAEGQLSQHWYLEMFDSHLNSVEFFPADGAAPTYTGSAFPLSTRKFPYKNFLFRLPLQPNQTQTYYLRLNSSSKTTFLSRLRTEQPLAVHFQTEYGLLGAFYGVLLIMVVYNLCLYLFIGEQTYLRYVLYVLSCSLVFLSEDGLGFQYLWPDYPALNELIVAGSPILLLLTFSYYARQFLDMPLRLPHFDQWVRGVVLLSVGGLIIDAVWLHSGWGFWFYLLPYGLMYYAAVRVWQRGQRPARYFLLAHALVAISVGFLILRKLGISTFTSTATVYSMNVAFVIEVVVLSYALGEKIKAIKDATIRAQDKLVKQLRKKHQVQEQLVEQLHHNQTLKDQLNTELEGLVAQRTEELRRQSDTIAAQNRELVQANGLLALQSAAIEKLNTELQQDLQEVKTARVLSKEVDFGEFSQIYPDKDSCLAYLANLKWAEGYHCRKCGHEKYCDGREPHSRRCTKCRYVESATAYTLLQKCKFSIIKAFYAVFLIYTHKGNYSSQELSRVLDLRQGTCWSFSQKVLEAMRRRRHAPDFDENEGWTHVLLDATTTEAEETVAEESAAQA; from the coding sequence ATGAAGCTCGTATCCTCCCACCTCCCACCGCGTCGGGCTACTTGGTTTTCTTTCCTGACGCTAAGCGGCCTGTGGCTGCTGACTTTCCTCGGCCCCCAGCCAGCCAGTGCCCGCCCCGCCGATACGTTGCGGGTGACACCGGCGCTGGAAGAGCTGTTTGTTGACCCTACCTGCTACAGCGTGCTGGAAGACCCCTCCGGTCAGCTCACGCTGGCGGAGGTGCGCGAACCAGCCCGGGCTCGCCAGTTTCAGGCGGGTAACCTGCTGCCTACCACCACTATGGAGCATCCAGGCTCAGCATACTGGCTGCGGCTGGTGGTGCGGGCTGAGGGCCAATTGAGCCAGCACTGGTACCTGGAAATGTTCGACTCCCACCTCAACAGCGTGGAGTTTTTCCCGGCCGATGGAGCCGCTCCCACTTATACCGGCTCGGCCTTTCCCCTCTCTACCCGCAAGTTTCCCTACAAGAACTTCCTGTTCCGCCTGCCCCTGCAGCCCAACCAGACGCAGACGTACTACCTACGGCTGAATTCCAGCTCCAAAACCACCTTCCTCAGCCGCCTGCGCACCGAGCAGCCTCTGGCTGTTCATTTTCAGACGGAGTATGGCTTGTTGGGGGCTTTTTATGGGGTTTTGCTGATTATGGTGGTATACAATCTGTGCCTCTACCTCTTCATTGGCGAGCAAACCTACCTACGCTATGTGCTGTACGTGCTCAGTTGCAGCCTCGTATTCCTGTCGGAAGATGGCTTGGGGTTTCAATACCTCTGGCCCGATTATCCGGCGCTAAATGAGCTGATTGTGGCTGGCTCACCCATTCTGCTGCTGCTCACGTTCAGCTATTACGCCCGTCAGTTCCTCGATATGCCCCTACGGCTGCCTCATTTCGACCAGTGGGTGCGAGGGGTAGTGCTGCTGAGCGTGGGCGGCCTTATTATTGATGCCGTGTGGCTGCATTCGGGCTGGGGTTTCTGGTTTTACCTGCTGCCCTATGGGCTCATGTACTATGCCGCCGTACGGGTATGGCAACGGGGCCAGCGCCCGGCCCGCTATTTTCTGCTGGCCCACGCGCTGGTGGCCATCAGTGTCGGTTTTTTGATTTTGCGTAAGCTGGGTATCAGCACGTTCACCAGTACGGCTACGGTGTACAGCATGAACGTGGCTTTTGTCATTGAGGTAGTCGTGCTGTCATACGCGCTGGGCGAAAAGATTAAAGCCATCAAGGATGCCACCATCCGGGCCCAGGATAAGCTGGTAAAGCAGCTGCGCAAAAAGCACCAGGTACAGGAGCAACTGGTAGAACAACTACATCACAATCAGACGCTTAAAGACCAACTAAACACAGAATTGGAAGGTTTGGTAGCGCAGCGCACTGAGGAGCTACGCCGCCAGAGTGATACCATTGCTGCTCAGAACCGGGAGCTGGTGCAGGCCAACGGGTTACTGGCCCTGCAGTCAGCGGCCATTGAGAAGCTGAATACCGAGCTGCAGCAAGATCTGCAGGAAGTAAAAACAGCCCGGGTGCTCTCCAAGGAGGTAGATTTCGGGGAATTCAGCCAGATTTACCCCGATAAGGATTCCTGCCTGGCTTACCTGGCCAACCTGAAATGGGCGGAGGGCTACCATTGCCGCAAGTGCGGCCACGAGAAATACTGCGACGGGCGCGAACCTCATTCCCGCCGCTGCACCAAATGCCGCTATGTGGAGTCGGCTACGGCCTACACGCTGCTCCAGAAGTGTAAGTTCTCCATTATTAAGGCCTTCTACGCGGTTTTTCTGATCTATACCCACAAGGGCAACTACTCGTCCCAGGAGCTTTCCCGCGTACTTGATCTGCGCCAGGGCACGTGCTGGAGCTTCAGCCAGAAGGTATTGGAAGCCATGCGCCGCCGCCGCCACGCCCCCGATTTCGACGAGAATGAAGGCTGGACGCACGTACTGCTGGATGCTACTACCACGGAGGCCGAAGAAACAGTAGCGGAAGAATCGGCCGCTCAGGCATAG